A single window of Granulicella sibirica DNA harbors:
- a CDS encoding prolipoprotein diacylglyceryl transferase: protein MYPFIHVGPLHLGTFGLFLWLAAVAGGIVLHKNFLRNGVDADALNVVTLVTVAGVLGAKTWHELQDVPALVEAMRQIALPGWHHPFEVLTGFLRYFQSGVAWFGGLLAGIATLMWQGREARPDGMSGWWASVRMLDLAAPAAAIGYGIGRIGCLTSGDGDYGKNTTLPWGVHMARNALVPPTPPDALVQPTPIYEFLFALAIGWVLWRLGRKVLPLGWLTGLYLVLSGIGRFLVEFVRINPKLYFGMSNAQTAALGSVVVGIVVMVWASKKDVKVAPPMEIEAVAAS from the coding sequence ATGTATCCGTTTATCCATGTAGGGCCGCTGCATCTCGGGACGTTTGGATTGTTCCTCTGGCTGGCGGCGGTAGCTGGCGGCATCGTGCTGCACAAGAACTTCCTCCGCAATGGTGTGGATGCGGATGCGTTGAACGTCGTGACGCTGGTTACGGTGGCCGGTGTTCTCGGCGCGAAGACGTGGCACGAACTGCAGGATGTTCCGGCGCTGGTCGAGGCGATGCGGCAGATTGCGCTTCCGGGATGGCATCATCCTTTCGAAGTTCTCACCGGGTTTCTGCGGTATTTTCAGTCAGGTGTGGCCTGGTTCGGTGGGCTTCTGGCTGGTATTGCAACTTTGATGTGGCAGGGCCGCGAGGCGCGGCCGGATGGAATGTCGGGCTGGTGGGCGTCGGTGCGCATGCTCGACCTGGCTGCCCCGGCAGCGGCTATTGGGTATGGCATTGGCCGCATCGGCTGCCTCACCTCGGGCGATGGCGACTACGGCAAGAACACGACGCTTCCGTGGGGTGTTCACATGGCGAGAAACGCGCTCGTGCCGCCGACACCACCGGATGCGCTCGTGCAGCCGACTCCGATTTACGAGTTCCTGTTCGCGCTGGCAATCGGCTGGGTGCTCTGGAGGCTGGGCCGCAAGGTTCTTCCACTGGGCTGGCTAACCGGCCTCTACCTGGTGCTGAGCGGCATCGGGCGCTTCCTGGTTGAGTTCGTTCGCATCAACCCGAAGCTCTATTTCGGCATGAGCAATGCGCAGACAGCGGCTCTGGGAAGCGTGGTTGTGGGTATCGTCGTCATGGTCTGGGCAAGTAAGAAGGACGTGAAGGTGGCCCCGCCGATGGAGATCGAGGCCGTCGCGGCCTCCTGA
- a CDS encoding type II toxin-antitoxin system ParD family antitoxin — MAAIYLPEDVQAVVDAEVRELKLSGAAEYVSRLIRQEQKRRAKEQLENLVIEGIESGDEVEMTAESWRELRLELHRQAGID, encoded by the coding sequence ATGGCAGCTATCTATCTCCCCGAGGATGTCCAGGCCGTCGTTGATGCGGAAGTGCGCGAACTCAAGCTTTCCGGTGCGGCGGAGTACGTGAGCCGCCTCATCCGTCAAGAACAGAAACGTCGGGCGAAAGAGCAGCTCGAGAACCTTGTGATCGAGGGGATCGAATCCGGTGACGAGGTCGAGATGACGGCGGAGTCCTGGCGTGAACTGCGCCTGGAGCTTCACAGGCAAGCCGGTATTGATTAG
- the lspA gene encoding signal peptidase II — protein MSTSETTMPDHFVEARGTDRRPILFAIAALIILLDRLSKLWIIANIRSGYGKVIIPNFFRLDHVLNTGAAFSIFADSLSPLAVRYSLIGFSIFAILVVVVMIWRAGRVITLSTVALALILGGAIGNLYDRMVYLHVVDFLEFHIKTHFWPSFNVADSAIVVGACLLFLEILLPQRSET, from the coding sequence ATGTCCACCTCTGAAACCACCATGCCTGACCACTTTGTCGAAGCACGCGGCACGGATCGCCGGCCGATCCTGTTTGCGATCGCCGCACTGATCATCCTGCTCGATCGACTGTCGAAACTGTGGATCATCGCCAATATCCGCTCGGGATACGGGAAGGTCATCATCCCGAATTTCTTCCGGCTGGACCATGTGTTGAACACAGGCGCGGCGTTCAGCATCTTCGCCGATTCCCTGTCGCCCCTTGCGGTGCGCTACTCGTTGATCGGCTTCTCAATCTTCGCGATCCTGGTCGTCGTGGTGATGATCTGGCGCGCGGGGCGGGTGATCACGCTCTCGACCGTCGCGCTGGCGCTCATTCTGGGCGGTGCGATTGGGAACCTCTACGACCGTATGGTTTACCTGCACGTCGTTGACTTTCTTGAGTTCCATATCAAGACGCACTTCTGGCCCAGTTTCAATGTGGCAGATTCGGCGATTGTGGTGGGGGCTTGCCTGCTTTTTCTGGAGATTTTGCTTCCTCAGAGGTCCGAGACCTAG
- a CDS encoding type II toxin-antitoxin system RelE/ParE family toxin, whose amino-acid sequence MRVVARRPKAIRDIEDQWFYLLEHGGVGVADRFLNAIEQTGALLLSSPEIGMPCHFERLQAAEVRRFPITLPFGRWILYYRPTERGISMLRLVHGNRDRRGFVP is encoded by the coding sequence GTGCGTGTCGTCGCCCGGCGTCCCAAGGCCATCCGCGACATCGAAGATCAGTGGTTTTACCTGCTTGAGCACGGGGGAGTTGGAGTTGCCGACCGCTTTCTCAATGCGATCGAGCAGACGGGAGCACTTCTCCTCTCTTCCCCAGAGATAGGCATGCCGTGTCATTTTGAGCGCCTACAGGCTGCCGAAGTACGGCGTTTTCCAATCACGCTCCCTTTCGGTAGATGGATTCTGTACTACCGTCCCACGGAACGCGGCATCAGCATGTTGCGCCTTGTTCATGGAAACCGCGATCGAAGAGGTTTCGTGCCTTGA
- a CDS encoding ABC transporter permease codes for MPKTPMFRRYLRFFGPNPEQDVEDEFTFHLATKVDELIGQGMTRKAAEAEAAQAFGDIRKVRETCRQLQSRNDAQARRSDYLSGWGQDVVYGFRQLCRRWPTTLLAVLTLGIGVGAVGAVFGVIHAVVLRPLPFADPAGIVTVWSTREGRDDVVTPRNFDSWRRDTHSFRQLAALEQSTFTFSETGSSTQVTGGAITSNFFPVFGVAPELGRTFTAEDDTPPRQHLIVLSHRFWHDRFSGDPSVLGREIHLDREPYTVIGVMPASFDLRPNAEQFWVPLGLSGQEMNWTGGVLYVFGHLQPGVTLRQAQAEMNVQARVLEARYPEMNRGRTIRVGEFAADLIGDYRRQLFLLLAAVSSVFLIACANVANLLLARATGRTRELTIRAALGASRTRLLRQFLTESLLLGLAGAAAGVLFAYTGIRLARQLGGAAIPRLGEAGIDPTVLLILLGLAVCCALLSGTLPALRASRVDAQGALVQGGRSVAGLARDRTRNLYIAVEVGLALVLLAAAGLLIRSAIAAQNVHPGFEPAQVIAGRTSLPSTGYATAPQIVTAYERILETLAAQPGVRSAALTSKVPLSTSTLGLNLKPDVTSPPQANEASTEMQYVSPSYFATMQIPLVQGRVFSPQDRTGTAQVVIVNQTLAKRLWPGREAVGQQMRLPDLDPVSPLREVAGVVADVHENGLMVSPPAVVYLPIAQVPLNPWHWSEQSLYLVARTRTGTVAGPELLRSVLQQVDSELPLGDTLTMDQRLARSIASARFYSLVLTILGLFGLLLTAAGIYGVVAYFVSRQRAEIGIRMALGSTRSGVMLYVVRQGMQPVLSGIAAGVAASFLVSAILKAQLYGVATNDPLTLIAVAALLVAVASVACYLPARQASKIDPMIALRSE; via the coding sequence ATGCCGAAGACACCGATGTTCCGCCGGTATCTTCGCTTCTTCGGTCCGAACCCCGAGCAGGACGTCGAGGACGAGTTCACCTTTCACCTTGCAACGAAGGTCGACGAACTCATCGGTCAGGGGATGACACGCAAGGCCGCGGAGGCTGAAGCTGCGCAAGCCTTCGGCGATATCCGCAAAGTGCGCGAAACGTGCCGCCAGCTTCAGAGCCGGAACGATGCCCAGGCTCGCCGGTCAGACTACCTCTCGGGGTGGGGGCAGGACGTGGTCTATGGCTTTCGCCAGCTCTGTCGCCGATGGCCCACGACGCTGCTCGCGGTGCTGACACTTGGCATCGGCGTCGGGGCCGTCGGAGCGGTCTTTGGGGTCATCCATGCTGTCGTGCTCCGTCCCCTGCCCTTCGCGGATCCGGCAGGGATCGTCACCGTCTGGTCGACGCGCGAGGGGCGCGACGATGTCGTTACCCCACGCAACTTCGATAGCTGGCGGCGGGACACGCACTCGTTCCGGCAGCTCGCGGCTCTGGAACAATCGACATTTACTTTCTCGGAAACCGGGTCGAGCACGCAAGTGACGGGAGGAGCGATCACGTCAAACTTCTTTCCCGTCTTCGGCGTCGCTCCTGAGCTTGGCCGGACCTTCACGGCGGAAGACGACACACCACCGCGGCAGCACCTTATCGTCCTCAGTCATCGCTTCTGGCACGATCGATTCTCGGGCGATCCTTCCGTTCTCGGAAGGGAGATTCATCTGGACCGCGAGCCATACACCGTCATCGGCGTCATGCCCGCGAGCTTCGATCTCCGTCCCAACGCGGAGCAGTTCTGGGTTCCTCTTGGACTCAGCGGGCAGGAGATGAACTGGACGGGAGGGGTTCTGTATGTCTTCGGGCACCTTCAGCCAGGTGTCACGCTGCGCCAGGCCCAGGCAGAAATGAATGTTCAGGCACGTGTCCTCGAAGCGCGCTATCCCGAGATGAACCGTGGCCGCACCATCCGCGTCGGCGAATTCGCCGCGGACCTCATCGGCGACTATCGACGCCAACTCTTCCTTCTCCTCGCGGCCGTCTCTTCCGTCTTCCTCATTGCGTGCGCGAACGTCGCCAACCTGCTTCTTGCCCGCGCGACAGGCCGCACCCGCGAGCTCACGATCCGCGCCGCTCTCGGGGCTTCGCGCACTCGTCTTCTTCGCCAGTTCCTTACCGAAAGCCTTCTGCTCGGGCTTGCTGGCGCGGCTGCCGGAGTTCTCTTCGCCTATACCGGCATCCGATTGGCACGGCAGCTTGGAGGCGCTGCCATCCCACGTCTCGGCGAAGCGGGCATCGATCCCACGGTCCTTCTCATCCTTCTCGGTCTCGCCGTCTGCTGCGCGCTTCTGTCCGGAACGCTTCCTGCCCTGCGTGCTTCCCGCGTCGACGCTCAGGGAGCCCTGGTCCAGGGTGGACGAAGCGTCGCCGGGCTCGCTCGCGATCGCACGCGCAACCTATATATCGCCGTCGAGGTTGGGCTCGCGCTTGTGCTGCTGGCCGCCGCCGGTCTGCTCATCCGTTCGGCTATTGCCGCTCAGAATGTCCATCCGGGCTTCGAGCCCGCACAGGTGATCGCGGGGCGAACGTCCCTGCCTTCAACCGGGTACGCCACCGCTCCACAGATCGTGACAGCTTATGAGCGAATCCTAGAAACGCTCGCCGCACAACCCGGGGTCCGTTCCGCCGCGCTTACGTCCAAGGTTCCGCTCAGTACGAGCACGCTGGGCCTGAACCTGAAGCCGGACGTGACCTCGCCGCCGCAAGCCAACGAAGCGTCTACCGAGATGCAGTATGTGAGCCCATCGTACTTCGCCACGATGCAGATTCCTCTTGTCCAGGGGCGCGTCTTCAGTCCGCAGGACCGCACGGGGACAGCCCAGGTAGTCATCGTGAACCAGACGCTCGCCAAACGGCTATGGCCCGGGCGCGAAGCGGTGGGCCAGCAGATGCGGCTTCCCGATCTTGACCCCGTGTCGCCGCTCCGTGAAGTCGCTGGAGTTGTGGCCGACGTGCACGAAAACGGGCTGATGGTTTCTCCCCCAGCCGTGGTCTACCTCCCGATCGCTCAGGTGCCGCTGAACCCGTGGCACTGGTCCGAGCAATCGCTCTATCTTGTCGCCCGCACCCGGACAGGGACCGTCGCCGGACCCGAACTCCTGCGCTCGGTCCTGCAACAGGTCGACTCCGAACTTCCCCTCGGCGATACGCTCACGATGGATCAGCGCCTTGCGCGATCGATCGCCTCGGCACGTTTCTACAGCCTTGTTCTCACGATCCTGGGACTCTTTGGCCTTCTGCTCACCGCCGCGGGAATCTATGGAGTCGTCGCCTACTTCGTGAGCCGGCAGCGCGCGGAGATCGGCATCCGCATGGCGCTTGGATCTACCCGATCCGGAGTGATGCTCTACGTGGTTCGCCAGGGAATGCAGCCCGTTCTCTCAGGAATCGCCGCTGGCGTCGCGGCGTCTTTTCTCGTATCGGCGATTCTGAAAGCCCAGCTTTACGGCGTTGCGACGAACGACCCTCTTACCTTGATCGCCGTCGCAGCGCTGCTTGTGGCGGTCGCATCGGTCGCCTGTTACCTGCCCGCACGGCAGGCTTCGAAGATCGATCCAATGATCGCCCTGCGGAGCGAATAG
- a CDS encoding tetratricopeptide repeat protein, with product MSRRIGTILFLGLLSASAALHGQATAGTTDASSTAPDPQAKLREDANDALEKGEYPRALKLLSSLAEQNPKDAHLLYDLAYTQDALDQTSNAEASYRAAIGADATLIEPHLGLGLLLARTGHADEAHAELSTAAGLPAENPALKARAYRALARLDLKSSPAAARDELILALKLSPETPEDTEMAAELAEAADDPAEAEKAYRHTLAETPNDPSASASLARLLSHSNPTEAQSILNSALVAHPDAPALTAQLAALYGARGKFADGIPLAEKLHASNPNEPAVTLLLAHLYAQSGDAAKADPLYAALIEAKPDAGLLDDRADVLIKLRRYAEAETLLKRALVDPAAFATKEDYGVAASHLAFAASNNNDPMTVLHALSLRATVLPQSPSALFLAATAHDKLHEIKQAADLYNQFLAAANGKFPDEEFEARHRLVTLAHMH from the coding sequence ATGAGCAGACGCATCGGTACGATTCTCTTCCTCGGGCTTCTCTCCGCGTCGGCCGCTCTCCATGGCCAGGCTACCGCGGGTACCACTGACGCCTCATCCACCGCACCCGATCCTCAAGCCAAACTCCGCGAGGATGCCAACGACGCGCTCGAGAAAGGAGAGTATCCCCGGGCACTCAAGTTGCTGTCCTCACTCGCCGAGCAGAATCCGAAGGATGCGCATCTTCTCTACGACCTGGCCTACACACAGGATGCGCTCGATCAAACCTCGAACGCGGAAGCCTCCTACCGCGCCGCTATCGGCGCTGACGCCACGCTGATCGAGCCGCATCTCGGTCTCGGTCTTCTGCTTGCGCGGACCGGACACGCTGACGAGGCGCACGCCGAGCTTTCGACGGCAGCCGGTCTTCCTGCGGAGAACCCAGCCCTGAAGGCCCGGGCCTACCGCGCACTTGCACGGCTTGATCTGAAGTCGAGCCCCGCCGCCGCCCGCGACGAGCTTATCCTCGCGCTCAAACTCTCGCCCGAGACTCCGGAAGACACCGAGATGGCCGCCGAACTCGCCGAAGCCGCGGACGATCCGGCAGAGGCCGAGAAAGCATACCGGCACACTCTCGCCGAGACTCCGAACGACCCTTCGGCCTCGGCCTCGCTTGCGCGTTTGCTGTCTCACAGCAATCCCACCGAGGCCCAGTCCATTCTCAACTCGGCGCTCGTCGCCCATCCGGACGCGCCTGCCCTGACCGCACAGCTTGCCGCGCTCTATGGCGCACGGGGTAAGTTCGCGGATGGCATCCCCCTTGCCGAGAAGCTCCACGCCTCGAACCCGAACGAGCCTGCCGTCACGCTTCTGCTGGCGCACCTCTATGCGCAGTCCGGAGATGCCGCGAAGGCCGATCCGCTATACGCTGCGCTCATCGAGGCAAAGCCGGACGCGGGTCTGCTCGATGACCGTGCCGACGTGCTGATCAAGCTCCGTCGCTACGCCGAGGCGGAGACATTGCTGAAGCGCGCCCTGGTCGATCCCGCCGCCTTCGCCACAAAGGAGGACTACGGTGTGGCAGCCTCGCACCTCGCGTTCGCGGCCTCGAACAACAATGATCCAATGACGGTCTTGCATGCGCTCTCGCTTCGTGCTACAGTCCTGCCACAGTCTCCCTCAGCTCTGTTCCTGGCGGCGACCGCTCACGACAAGCTTCATGAAATCAAGCAGGCAGCCGATCTGTACAATCAGTTCCTCGCGGCGGCCAATGGCAAGTTTCCTGACGAAGAGTTCGAGGCCCGTCACCGGCTCGTGACTCTGGCTCACATGCACTAA
- the hpt gene encoding hypoxanthine phosphoribosyltransferase: MPTSKTVQPPSFPPASTMEVLFSQEAIAARVKALGDQISADYAAESDSQHPIVLIGVLKGAAIFLADLARSIQISNTFDFVAVSSYGRARVSSGAVKLIKDIDNPIEGKHVILVEDILDTGLTLSYLRGLMLQHKPASLKIATCLDKPERRLVPIEADYVGFSIPNQFVIGYGMDYAEIYRNIPDIRLYPEEAVGH; the protein is encoded by the coding sequence ATGCCCACCAGCAAGACAGTCCAGCCGCCCTCCTTCCCACCCGCCTCGACCATGGAGGTCCTCTTCTCGCAGGAGGCGATCGCCGCCCGCGTGAAGGCGCTGGGCGATCAGATCTCCGCCGATTACGCCGCGGAATCGGATAGCCAGCACCCCATCGTCCTGATTGGCGTTCTCAAGGGTGCGGCGATCTTCCTGGCTGACCTCGCGCGCTCGATTCAGATCTCGAACACCTTCGACTTCGTCGCCGTCTCCAGCTATGGCCGCGCCCGTGTCTCTTCCGGAGCCGTCAAGCTCATCAAGGACATCGACAACCCCATCGAGGGCAAGCACGTGATCCTGGTCGAAGACATACTTGATACGGGACTCACTCTGAGCTATCTTCGCGGCCTCATGCTCCAGCACAAGCCTGCCTCGTTGAAGATCGCGACCTGCCTCGACAAGCCCGAACGCCGCCTCGTTCCCATCGAGGCCGACTACGTAGGCTTCAGCATCCCCAACCAGTTCGTGATCGGCTACGGCATGGACTACGCCGAGATCTATCGCAACATTCCGGACATTCGGCTGTACCCGGAAGAGGCCGTCGGCCACTAG
- a CDS encoding PadR family transcriptional regulator, producing the protein MKQTELDIIRGTLDLLILKTLSWGPLHGYAIVSAIRQQTDHALLVEEGALYPSLYRMEAKKWIVAEWGLSENNRRAKYYNLTPEGRQRLHAEVKTWHSYTEAVTKVLQATQRPAPENA; encoded by the coding sequence TTGAAGCAAACCGAACTCGACATCATCCGCGGCACGCTCGACCTGCTTATCCTCAAGACGCTGAGTTGGGGGCCGCTGCATGGGTACGCGATCGTCAGCGCGATCCGCCAACAGACCGACCACGCGCTCCTGGTCGAGGAAGGCGCTCTGTATCCGAGCCTCTACCGCATGGAAGCTAAGAAGTGGATTGTCGCGGAGTGGGGGCTGTCGGAAAACAATCGGCGCGCAAAGTACTACAACCTCACTCCGGAAGGACGTCAGCGTCTGCACGCCGAGGTGAAGACGTGGCACTCCTACACGGAAGCCGTCACCAAGGTCCTTCAGGCTACGCAGCGGCCAGCGCCGGAGAACGCGTGA
- a CDS encoding M48 family metallopeptidase: MQAPLVQIFEERYRELRPRAPIPPLDIRFRRFTSLNTTIRLREGNLHVRLSDLLEHAPETVHHAIAHILLAKLYKKPIEPTHADRYRRHVSSEAISKQAEHIRQTRGRKRITTPEGHFYDLNEVFESLNARFFHGLLGRPTLTWSAHHARRMLGHYDAAHNTIVVSRVFDRPDTPRCAVEYLLYHEMLHLKHPVRVKAGRRCVHSREFQAEERLFPQLEEAKAYLKLL, from the coding sequence GTGCAAGCTCCCCTGGTCCAGATCTTCGAAGAACGGTATCGCGAACTTCGACCGCGCGCTCCCATTCCCCCACTCGACATCCGCTTCCGCCGCTTCACCTCGCTGAACACGACGATTCGCCTGCGCGAGGGAAACCTGCATGTGCGGCTATCAGACCTGCTCGAGCATGCGCCCGAGACCGTGCATCACGCCATCGCGCATATCCTGCTGGCGAAGCTGTACAAGAAGCCCATCGAGCCCACGCACGCCGATCGCTACCGTCGCCACGTCTCGTCCGAGGCGATTTCGAAGCAGGCGGAGCACATCCGGCAGACGCGTGGGCGCAAGCGCATCACGACTCCGGAAGGGCACTTCTACGATCTGAACGAGGTCTTCGAGAGCCTGAATGCGCGGTTTTTCCACGGTCTGCTTGGGAGGCCGACGCTGACCTGGTCGGCACACCACGCGCGCCGCATGCTTGGGCACTACGACGCGGCGCACAACACCATCGTCGTCTCACGCGTCTTCGATCGGCCGGATACGCCGCGGTGCGCGGTCGAGTACCTGCTGTACCACGAGATGCTGCACCTGAAACACCCGGTGCGCGTGAAGGCCGGGCGCCGCTGCGTCCACTCACGCGAGTTCCAGGCGGAAGAGAGGCTGTTCCCGCAGCTCGAGGAAGCCAAGGCTTACCTGAAACTCCTCTAG
- the uvrA gene encoding excinuclease ABC subunit UvrA — protein MIEEITEEKPLTSAPSRPAAIDHITIRGARTHNLKGIDVDIPHNALTVVSGVSGSGKSSLAFDTVYAEGQRRYVESLSAYARQFLERIEKPDVDHMDGLAPAIAIKQKNQTRNPRSTVATATEIYDYLRLLYARCGTVTCLHCGGIVKRDTVDEIVTALLALPEGTRTYALFPIVRAEIKLEPMQIPTAEPVVTPKPAKTAKKSAKQTTTNIAALTLTDTLKERLLELRRRGYNRLYQPTEGQGGNIVEFSTPESLLELNFDKPIFVLVDRLSLAPDTRSRIVDAIETGYRESGEIQFHTVPREGEGEATRLRFSAAFECTSCHRAYREPEPRLFSFNNPFGACPRCQGFGNTIDFDPNLIIPDQSKSLDNDAIAPWASGKYRPFHGEMKRAAKAAGIPTHVPWYDLTPQQQEFIQEGRGSYPGIRGFFADLEKKKYKLHVRVFLSKYRGYATCPECKGTRLRAEARAVLLSDRNICEVSALTITAASAFFDSLELSPAQTEIAGKILEEVRQRTHFLHQVGLDYLTLDRLASTLSGGEAQRIQLATSLGSRLVGALYVLDEPSIGLHTRDTAKLIHIMEELRDLGNTILVVEHDPDVIRAADYLLDLGPGAGELGGQLLAAGTVAEVTANPNSITGKYLSGRLTIPVPKHRREPGREHLKLTGARIHNLRGVDLDIPLNLLCCVTGVSGSGKSTIVHQVLYRALMQALGTPEGSGDPAHLYRELSGVQHLNEVILVDQSPIGRTPRSNPVTYIKAFDDIRALFAAQPDAKRKNLSAGSFSFNVPGGRCDVCEGDGTVTVEMQFLADIELPCEECGGTRYKNTVLDVKYRNKSIHDVLNMTVKEALVYFAGHPKIIDKLAVLDEVGLSYVRLGQSATTLSGGEAQRVKLASHLATARSIQNRGGASTNEAAKKAASRTLYILDEPTTGLHFDDVQKLLAAFRKLIDGGGSLLVIEHNLDVIKSADWVIDMGPEGGSGGGQIVAEGTPEEIAANPASHTGHWLAPVLGLASVNR, from the coding sequence ATGATTGAAGAAATAACCGAAGAGAAGCCCCTGACCTCTGCTCCCTCGCGTCCCGCTGCGATCGATCACATCACCATCCGCGGCGCGCGCACGCACAATCTCAAGGGCATCGACGTTGACATCCCGCATAATGCGCTGACGGTCGTCTCGGGTGTCTCGGGGTCGGGCAAGTCGTCCCTTGCGTTCGATACCGTATATGCGGAGGGCCAGAGGCGCTATGTCGAGTCACTGTCGGCGTATGCGCGTCAGTTCCTGGAGCGGATTGAGAAGCCGGACGTCGACCACATGGACGGACTGGCTCCGGCGATCGCCATCAAGCAGAAGAACCAGACGCGGAATCCGCGCTCCACCGTGGCGACGGCGACCGAAATCTACGACTATCTGCGGCTGCTCTACGCGCGATGTGGGACCGTGACATGCCTGCACTGCGGAGGCATCGTCAAGCGCGATACCGTCGACGAGATCGTGACGGCGCTGCTTGCGCTGCCGGAGGGTACGCGGACGTATGCCCTTTTTCCGATCGTGCGAGCCGAGATCAAGCTGGAGCCGATGCAGATTCCCACGGCTGAACCGGTTGTCACACCGAAGCCTGCGAAGACGGCGAAAAAATCCGCGAAGCAGACGACGACCAACATCGCAGCGCTTACCCTCACCGACACACTGAAGGAGCGTCTGCTGGAGCTGCGGCGGCGGGGCTACAACCGTCTTTATCAGCCTACGGAAGGACAGGGCGGAAACATCGTCGAGTTCTCCACGCCGGAGAGCCTGCTCGAGTTGAACTTCGATAAGCCAATCTTTGTGCTCGTCGATAGGCTGTCGCTCGCGCCTGACACACGCTCACGAATCGTCGACGCGATCGAGACCGGATATCGGGAGTCGGGTGAGATCCAGTTTCACACCGTGCCGCGTGAGGGGGAAGGCGAAGCCACACGGCTACGCTTCTCGGCCGCGTTCGAGTGCACTTCCTGCCATCGCGCTTATCGCGAACCCGAGCCAAGGTTGTTCTCGTTCAACAACCCATTTGGGGCGTGTCCGCGATGCCAGGGTTTTGGAAACACGATCGATTTCGACCCCAATCTCATTATTCCGGATCAGTCGAAGTCGCTCGACAACGACGCCATCGCGCCATGGGCTTCGGGCAAGTACCGGCCGTTTCATGGCGAGATGAAGCGTGCGGCGAAGGCGGCGGGCATTCCGACGCACGTTCCCTGGTACGACCTCACGCCGCAGCAGCAGGAGTTCATCCAGGAGGGGCGTGGGAGCTATCCGGGTATTCGAGGGTTCTTCGCCGATCTGGAGAAGAAGAAGTACAAGCTGCACGTGCGGGTCTTCCTCTCGAAGTATCGCGGCTACGCCACATGTCCGGAGTGCAAGGGGACACGCCTTCGCGCCGAGGCACGGGCGGTCCTGCTCAGCGACCGCAATATCTGCGAAGTAAGCGCGCTGACCATAACGGCGGCAAGCGCGTTCTTCGATTCGCTCGAGCTCTCCCCGGCGCAGACGGAGATAGCGGGCAAGATCCTCGAGGAGGTCCGGCAGAGGACGCACTTCCTGCACCAGGTTGGGCTCGACTACCTGACGCTCGATCGGCTTGCCAGCACCCTCTCAGGCGGCGAGGCGCAGCGCATTCAATTGGCGACGTCGCTTGGCTCGCGGCTGGTTGGTGCGCTCTACGTACTGGATGAGCCGTCCATCGGGCTGCACACGCGCGACACCGCCAAGCTCATTCACATCATGGAAGAGCTGCGCGACCTCGGCAATACGATCCTCGTGGTCGAGCATGATCCCGACGTCATTCGCGCCGCTGACTATCTGCTCGATCTCGGCCCCGGGGCCGGTGAGCTTGGCGGGCAGCTTCTTGCCGCCGGAACGGTTGCCGAGGTCACGGCGAATCCAAACTCCATCACCGGCAAGTACCTCTCGGGACGCCTGACGATTCCGGTTCCGAAGCATCGGCGCGAGCCTGGACGGGAGCACCTCAAACTGACCGGGGCGCGCATTCACAACCTGCGTGGAGTCGATCTCGACATTCCGCTCAACCTGCTCTGCTGCGTCACCGGCGTGTCAGGATCGGGCAAGTCGACGATCGTGCACCAGGTGCTCTATCGCGCGCTCATGCAGGCTCTCGGCACGCCGGAGGGATCGGGTGACCCGGCACACCTCTATCGCGAGCTTTCAGGCGTGCAGCATCTGAACGAGGTCATCCTGGTCGATCAGTCGCCCATTGGGCGCACACCTCGATCGAACCCCGTCACGTATATCAAAGCGTTCGATGACATTCGCGCGCTCTTTGCCGCGCAGCCGGATGCGAAGCGAAAGAACCTGAGCGCAGGCAGCTTCTCCTTCAACGTCCCCGGTGGCCGATGCGATGTGTGCGAGGGCGACGGAACGGTGACGGTCGAGATGCAGTTTCTCGCCGACATCGAGCTTCCCTGTGAGGAGTGCGGGGGCACACGCTACAAGAACACCGTGCTCGACGTGAAGTACCGGAACAAGAGCATTCATGACGTGCTCAACATGACCGTCAAGGAGGCGCTGGTCTACTTCGCCGGACACCCGAAGATCATCGACAAGCTCGCCGTGCTCGACGAGGTCGGGCTGTCGTATGTGCGGCTCGGTCAATCGGCCACGACGCTTTCTGGCGGTGAGGCACAGCGCGTAAAGCTCGCCTCTCATCTCGCCACGGCGCGCAGCATCCAGAACCGCGGAGGCGCGAGTACGAACGAGGCTGCCAAGAAAGCCGCCAGCCGCACGCTTTACATACTCGACGAGCCGACAACCGGGCTTCACTTTGACGACGTGCAGAAGCTACTCGCGGCTTTCCGGAAGCTGATCGACGGCGGCGGTTCGCTCCTTGTGATCGAGCACAATCTCGATGTGATCAAGTCGGCCGACTGGGTGATCGACATGGGCCCTGAAGGCGGAAGCGGCGGTGGGCAGATCGTCGCCGAGGGCACACCGGAAGAGATCGCCGCGAACCCTGCGAGCCACACGGGGCATTGGCTCGCGCCAGTGCTTGGACTCGCGAGTGTGAACCGGTGA